The stretch of DNA aaccccaaatggggtcacagagagtcagacagaactAAAAGCACCTGAACAAGCTCGGGAGTCTGGCTCTTTACTGAGTCACGTCTGCTTTGACCCTTTGGACACCTCACTGCGTTTGTCTCTGTAAAACGGGGGCTTACATCCAGCCCCCTCCCATGGGGTTGGGGGGGTCCAAGGAGCTGGCTTAGGTTGGGCAGGTGGGGGGGGGATGCTcctgagaggagggggaggaaggaggagggagaggaagggtcCTGAAGGCGAGCTGGGTCTCTTGCAGCCCGGCCCTCCTGAGGGAAGCTGAAACCTTCACCCTCTTCATTAAGAACAGCATCAGCTTTCCCCGCTTCAAAGTAAACAGGTAAGGCAGTGAGCCCCCAGCAGAGAGGCTGCCCCCCCGAAGGGCTGGGCTTCGGGAGCCCCCTGGGACAGAAGGAGCCGGGCTGGGGAGGCTGGCCCTCTGGGCCTCTGGCCTCCAGGGAACTGCAGGGAGGTGAGGGGGGGACTAGGGAAGAGCCCACTCACTGCCCAGGACTTCTCATCCCCAAGGCCAGCCCCCCGGGCTCCCCGGCTCCACCGGGGCTCCCCAGGTCACAGGCTGTCCTCCCTGCAGGAGAAACCTGGTGGAAACTGTAAGCAGCCAGTATCTGAAGAACTGCACGTACCACAGGAGCAAGGAGCCCCTGTGCCCCATCTTCAACCTGGGCTCCATCGTCCACTATTCAGGCCAGAACTTCAGCACCCTGGCTGTGAAGGTACAGAAAGGCTTGGGGGTGGCTGGGGGTGGCAGAGACAGAGCAAggtcagagagacagagggagacagagagggagcGAGGCAGAGGTAGAGCAGAGCCCCTGGGAAGGAGCCCTGACCCAGAGGCAGTTGCTTCCAAGCCTCTCTAGACTCCCAGGGCAGGGGCTGGGTCTCCTCTGGTCCTTGTTTCTTTCCCCTCCCGTCCTTGGTCTGAGCCCAGGGCTAGCTAGGCACAATGGACTCCAGAAGAATTGAGAAATGCCTAGAGAATGCTTTGGAGCCCCAAGGGGAGCCCAGTCTCTGCCAGGAGACAGCTCAAGGCCTCTCTGGTGCTTCCCACGCTCTGCTGGGGATGTTTTCATAACCTTTCCATGATGGCTGGGAGAGCTCAGGAGGGAGGCCAGGATGGCGCCTGTAGAGGATCCCCCCCCATTCCACTCCCTAACCCAACTTTCAACAGCAGAAGGGGTGGCCAGAGCCTCAGGGCAAAGGAGGTGCCTTCTCCTCTGCCCTATATCTAGGGCAAATTGGGTCTGGGGGCCCCAGATAGTAATCTGTCTCCAAGAGTGGCCACAAGATCCCTGCTGTTCCATCCACCACGTCCCCATCTGACTCTGAGtccttgtctctgtctttctcatctctctgacggtttctctgcctctgtctctttctcacaTGGATATGGAGAAAAGCAGGTGAGATGCTATGGGGTTCCCACGGGCCAAGATGGTGCCAGGGCGGCTGCAGCTGCCTTGTTCATCCAAGGAATGGTGCGTGACAAGGCCAGAGACGGCCACCCGGTGGTGAGACTGGAGGCCATGAGCAGCCCAGGTCTGGGCCTCCACCACCCCAGTTCCTGTCCCCCACTTGCAGAGATCACCTCAACATCTCACTTGCTTCTCCATAGCTGGGCAAGGTGGCTCCCACTGCCCTGGCCCCATCTTGGCCTGTGGGAACTCCGGGGAGCTGGGCTTCCCACAAGGGAACATTTCCCAGGTCTTGAGTTCCGAGTGACGGTCATTCCGGCTGCCAGTCACCAATGTGTCTTCTCTGCTCTTAGCCAACCGGACCACCGTTATCATCCCAACTCAGTGAGGTGGCTACTTCATgccattttgtggatgaggaaacaggcGCACACAGCTAGAAGGAGTCCATGATGGGACCAGAGTGTGCCCTACCTTGGCTCACAGGAGCCCTGTCAAAGTCTTCTGTTTTCCCCCAAAGGGTGGAGTGGTCGGTATCACCATTGACTGGAACTGTGACCTGGACTGGGCCGTGCGCCATTGCAAACCTGTCTATGAGTTCCACAGCCTGTACAATGAAGAAAACAACCTCTCCCCGGGCTTTAACTTCAGGTGGGGGTCCCAGAGGGACTGGCCTGGGCAAGGGCACGGCCCTAAGCGTGGGCAGAGCAAGTAGCCGTCCGCTGCGTCTGTAGAACTCTGGAATGGGGCTGATGGGAGCGGCCTCCTTGGCCAgggccaagtcacttcacttgaTCCTCAAAATGCCCCCAGGATGCTTGATATTGGGAAATGGGGGCCCTGGAGGCCTTGTGGACGCTGCCCAATGAATGGAACTAGAAACACCTTAAAAAGAAGACCAAGCAATGGAGGTGTTTTTCACATCCGCCCAGTGACCCAGGAGGTGGCAGCTCCCTACCTTGTGTCTTgtgtccctgcctttactccactatcttggctcagAGATGGGGGCATTTCCGAGGTCTAGAACATTACAGGTCTGACTCTCTCCTGaccattccttccttctccaggttTGCCCGCTACTACATGGAGAATGGAACCCACTGCCGACGCCTGTTCAAAGTGTTTGGCATCCGCTTTGACATCCTGGTGAATGGCCAGGTGAGAGGGCTGAAGCTGGCCCCAGGCGGCAGCCCAGGGGGCGACCCCTCCAGCCTTTGTCCAGTGAAGGGAGATTTGGCTGGGGAAAGGAAGCAGACAAGAATCCTTCTCCACGCTCTGCCCCCATCTAGATGTGACCTCCCTTCTCCCCCAGCCATCACACTCCAACCCCAACTGATCCCGTTTGCCTCACGACATGGGCTCCCACTGTCTGGGCCACAGTGGGCCACCAGATGGATGGCCAAGAGGGCTAGCagccccctccttcctccctggcTTTCCTCAGGGCCCATGTTGCCCAGAAGCTCTTCACCCGGTCACCCCACCTCCCCTTCAGAGATTCCCCCTTCCAACCCTGGGAAATTTGTCTTGAATGCCAGAAAGCCTTGTGGACCCGGGCCTGGGGTACCAGCCTAGCTGCCTGCCTCCTGCTGCTTGCcctggggagaaggggagaggtcAGGGGGGGCCCTTGGGTATGAACAGCACGCAGGGTCTTCTGGACCATTAAAATTCTCACTACCACCCCCACCATGACAGGCCCCACAGCCCCCTCCCCAGTCTACTCTCTTCTATGGGCAATATCAGAGCATTGGCCTCAGCATTCCACCCCCCCCATCTGCATTTTCTTACTTCTAGGGTGACAACTCCTTCgtggtgatgaccaaccttattGTGACTCCCAGGCAGGTTCAAGGGCGCTGTGCTGATGTAAGGACCCTCTCAGAAAGCATGTGGGCCAAAGGGCTCTCCTCTGGGACCTCAGGGCTGTCTGACCGTGACCTTCCCCTTGACCCCCACCGGTGTTAATTTGTAGGGTCCGGTTCTATTTGGGGGGGGCCACTCCCTGGCTCAGCATTCTCAAATTTGAGAAGCTTGGATTCAAGAGTACACAAGACCCAGCACCCCATCTCGCCTGAACCTCTATGACTTTCAGGGGCCCAAACCTCACTAGCCTACCTCATCCTGTCTGCTGTGGGAGGAGGGCGCTGGATTTGGGGAGGTCAGATCTGCCCTCCACTTACTGCGAGACCTTGGCTCAGTCATTGCTTTCCTCAGGGAGGGACAGGAGATTCTTCCTCCCTTGCATCTACTATGCTGGGTTCCCTTCTAGGAGTTAAAATGCTGACCCTGGAgcccagaagacctgagttcgaatcctgTCTTAGTCATTTACTGGCTATGTGTCCCTGAAGGAAGCTTAACCtttatcagcctcagtttctgtgtgtgtgtttgcaaggcaaggagcttaagtgtcttgcccaaggtcacacagctaggtatgtgtctgaggctggatttgaactcaggtcctcctgactccagggctgcaccacctagctgtcccagcctcagtttctctgtctgtaaaatgggggcattTCTCATAGCACTTACTCTAGAGAATTGTTGTGAGAAAGCAAATGAAAAGTTGGGTTTTTGGTCTAAGGAGCAagatggagggagaaaactgCAAGTTCTTCTTGGCCTGGGACTGAGGGGAACACGGAGAGAGGCTCCCTGGGGTGGCGTGTTCCCTTGGGGCCTCTGCTGCCACGACACCATGGCTGGCAAGCAGTAGTGGCTCTTGACTGGGATACCTGTAGGGACGGGGAGCTCATTACCTTGTGGGCAGTTTTAGGAGTGATCCCTGAGGAGCCTGGGGGAGCAGAGGGAGTGGATTCTTCCCTCCTCATGTGGTGTCTCCTGTTGCTTTCAGAATCCAGATGTGGGGACCTGCCCAGGATGATCGTGCTTGCCCTGCAGGAAAACTCAAACGAAAGGGCCAAGGTGAAGAAGGCCCCCCGCCCCcgccacctccccacccccagccaagTCTCTCTGGGCCCAAACAGCTGCAGTTTCCTCTTCCCAGAGAATCTGGCCTTGGCAAACCCTCCCCATTGGGGCACAGACCCTCCAGCCTGGTCCTGGGGCCCAGACCCCACTATGGGGGCCCCTCCCCCttgtctctcctccctccctttctttctctttccccccatCCTGCCTGCTGAGCGGCTTCCCAAAGGGTGGGGGGTGCAGCCAGACCAGAGCCCTGGGTGTGGAGGTTTGGGGGTACCCCCATCTCAGCCCCTCCCCCGCCCTCCTCTGCGCAGGCATCCAGACAGGCAGGTGTGTGGCCTTTAACAGCACAGTCAAGACCTGTGAGATCCTGGGCTGGTGCCCGTGGAGGTGGACGATCACATCCCAAAGTAAAGGGGGCGGGGATGGGGGGAGGGCTTTGCCTTTAGGACTTAGGTCCTCTCCCAAagtattccccccacccccacacctcACTTATCTCAACAGGAGCCAGATCAGTATCATGAGAAGCTCAGTTAGgggatctgagttccaattctgcCTCCGCTGCTGACCCACAGAGTGTGACATGCAAATGCCCCTGTGACTTCACTAGGTCCCTTCATGACttctttttaaaaggaaggaaggaagggaaggaggcaggaagagagggaggaagacagggcgggagaaagaaggggaaggaggaaggagagaagaaaaagaaagggagagagggagggcaggaggaaagaaaggatggaaagaagaaagtCTAGAAGCCCCCGACGATTGACAAATAGCTcttctgatcctcacaaccatcctGGGAGGCGGGCACtgtcatcatcctcattttacaggtgaggaaactgaggcaggcagcagttAAAGTTTTCCTGCTCAACCCCCTCGGTCAGTGCAGCAGGATTAGGGCAGGAAAAacctggggctggggctggggtgAGGACATGGGTGGGTGCACTGCCTGCTCGTCTGGGACACGAGGGAGAGAGAGCTCCCAGGAAGGAGGGAGGGTCACAGCTTGGCTccctttgtcatttttctcttgggATGGGTCCCACAGGACTGGGGGTGGGATGTCTCAAGGATGGCCCCTGGAGAAGGGAGGACCCTCCTGCTGCTCCCCCCAGCCCAAAGTCAACGGGTTTGCTTTCCAGATGTTCTGGGGGGCAACGGAGCATCAGGCCCAACTGGTCTTTGGCCACTTCCCTTTCCCTCGTCCTTCAATGCCTGGACCCCTGGGGTAGGGAAGGGGACGCCCAGAGGCCCACCTCATGACCCAGCCCCAAGAGAAGCCTGCCTGATGGCGGCCTTGCTCCCCAATGTTGAGGGCTGGGACATGAGGCTGGAGGGAATGATGCTGACCTGGAGAGTCAGGCGACCTGTGATCTGGGGACTCGGCTCACTGTAAAGGGGGCAAGTTTGAGCCTGGTgcttcattcactcactcattcccTTCATTcgttcactcactcattcattcattcactccattcattcattcactcgcTCCATTTACAAAGCACCAGCTTTATATGAAGGACTAAACTGGTgcatccatccctccctccctcccttccttccttgcttccttccttccttccttccttccttccttcctccctccctccttccttcctcctttccttccttccttccttccttccttccttccttccttccttctttccttccttccttcctccctccctccttccctcccttccttccttccctccttccttccttccttcctgccttccttccttccttccttccttccttccttccttccttccttccttccttccttccttccttccttccttcctgccttccttccttccttcctgccttccttccttccttcctcccttcctttctttcttccttccttcctccctccctccctccctcctcctcccttccttccttccttccttccttccttccttccttccttccttcctcccttcctccctccctcccttcttccttccttcctcccttccttccttccttccttccttccttccttcc from Macrotis lagotis isolate mMagLag1 chromosome 6, bilby.v1.9.chrom.fasta, whole genome shotgun sequence encodes:
- the LOC141491543 gene encoding P2X purinoceptor 1-like encodes the protein MQGQIRDKLSAFFFEYDTPRMVLVRNKKVGVIFRFIQLVVLIYVIGWVFLFEKGYQTADSLISSVSVKLKGLAVTNISGLGLQVWDVADYVFPAQGDNSFVVMTNLIVTPRQVQGRCADNPDVGTCQDDRACPAGKLKRKGQGIQTGRCVAFNSTVKTCEILGWCPVEVDDHIPNPALLREAETFTLFIKNSISFPRFKVNRRNLVETVSSQYLKNCTYHRSKEPLCPIFNLGSIVHYSGQNFSTLAVKGGVVGITIDWNCDLDWAVRHCKPVYEFHSLYNEENNLSPGFNFRFARYYMENGTHCRRLFKVFGIRFDILVNGQVRGLKLAPGGSPGGDPSSLCPVKGDLAGERKQTRILLHALPPSRCDLPSPPAITLQPQLIPFASRHGLPLSGPQWATRWMAKRASSPLLPPWLSSGPMLPRSSSPGHPTSPSEIPPSNPGKFVLNARKPCGPGPGVPA